GTCACCAACTTGGTTCGGACGGCGATTGAAATTCTGAGTTCGCTGCCTTCCGTGGTGGTGGGACTGTTTGGTTTCCTGTTCTTCGTGGTGAAGTTGCGCTTAGGGTTCTCAATTCTGTCCGGGGCCTTTGCATTAACCTTCTTCAACTTACCCTTGCTGACGAGAAGTGTTGAAGATTCCCTGCACACCATCGACGACAAGCAGCGCGAAGGGGGCCTAGCGTTAGGCCTCTCGCGATGGGAAACCGTGACGCGGGTGATCTTACCCGCCGCAGTTCCCAGTATCCTGACCGGGGTGATTCTAAGTGCCGGGCGGGTCTTTGGGGAAGCCGCCGCGTTGATTTACACGGCCGGTCAAAGTGCCCCCGCGTTAAACTTCATGGACTGGAATCCCTTTAACATCTCCAGTCCGTTAAACCCGATGCGCCCTGCCGAAACGCTGGCGGTCCACATCTGGAAGATTAATTCAGAAGGCATTATGCCGGATGCTAAGGCGATTTCGTCCGGTTCATCCGCGGTCTTGGTGATCGCGATTCTGCTCTTCAACTTGGCCGCCCGGTATCTGGGAAAGCGGCTGTACAAGCGGCTCACGTCGGCTTAAGGAGGAACGCCTATGTTTATGAGTAGTGATATTGCCAAGCCGAACGCCATGGCGGAGCGGCACATCGTCCAACCGACCGATCCGCAGCACCCCATTGTGTTGTCGACGGAAGGCCTACACGTTTTTTACGGTGAGAAGGAGGCCATCTACGAAGGTGACCTGCAGTTTGCCCGTAACCAGATTACGGCGTTAATTGGGGCTTCAGGGTCCGGTAAATCCACTTTCTTGCGGTCGCTAAATCGGATGAATGACCGGATTGCCACCGTTAAGGGCCGGATCATGTATCGGGGCGTGGACATCAACCAACCCGATATCGACGTTTACGAGATGCGCCGGCGAATCGGCATGGTGTTTCAACGACCGAATCCCTTTGCGAAGTCGATCTACGATAATATTGCGTTCGCCTTGCGCTTGCGGGGCGTAACGGCTAAAAATAAATTAGATGAGATTGTGGAAACCTCGTTGCGTCAAGCGGCGCTGTGGGACCAAGTCAAAGACGAACTGGACAAGAGTGCTTTAGCCTTGTCCGGGGGTCAAGCGCAACGGCTGTGTATTGCCCGCGCAATCGCCGTTAAACCCGACGTGTTGCTGTTGGACGAACCCGCTAGTGCCCTAGATCCCGTATCAACCGGTCAACTGGAAGATACGTTGTTGAAGCTAAAGCAGCACTACACGATCATTATCGTGACGCACAACATGCAACAGGCCGCGCGGATCAGTGAATATACGGCGTTCTTTAATCAAGGACGGGTGTTGGAATACGATACCACCAGCCACATCTTCACGAATCCGCAGGTCCAGGTCACGAGTGATTATGTTTCGGGGAACTTTGGTTAGCGAGGAGCGAGGAAGAATGAGTAAGGAAATTTTAACGACCCAGGACTTACACCTGTACTACGGGAATAAGGAAGCTCTTAAGGGTATTAATTTGAACTTCGATGAGAAGGGGATTACGGCGTTAATTGGGCCGTCTGGCTGTGGGAAGTCGACCTACTTGCGGACACTGAACCGGATGAACGACTTGATTCCGGGCGTCACCATCACGGGAACCGTGCAGTTCAAAGGGGAAGACCTGTACGCACCCAACGCCGATACGGTTCAGATTCGTAAGGAAATTGGGATGGTGTTCCAACAACCCAACCCGTTTCCGTTTTCCATCTACGATAACGTGATCTACGGGTTGCGCATTGCGGGGGAACGCGATAAGGAAAAACTCGATGCCGTGGTTGAGAAGTCCTTGCGGCAAGCCGCCGTCTGGGATGAAGTCAAAGACCACTTGCACGAAAGCGCGTTGGCCTTGTCCGGGGGACAACAACAACGGGTCTGCATCGCGCGGGTTCTGGCCGTGTCACCGGAGATTATCCTGCTGGACGAACCGACCAGTGCCTTGGACCCGGTCTCCAGTAGCCAAATTGAAGCGACCCTCTTGAATTTGCGTCACGATTATACGATTATTACAGTAACCCACAACCTCCAGCAGGCCTCGCGGATTGCCGATCGGACGGCCTTCTTTATGAACGGCGAACTGGTGGAAGTGGATCAAACGAAGAATATTTTCATGAACCCAGCCAAGAAACAAACGGAAGACTACATTAGTGGTCGGTTCGGATAATAGGAGGTAGACCGATGCGCCGGTTATTTGATGACGAATTAGCAGAATTGGATGCAGACTTTACGGAAATGGGGATGCTGGTCAGCGAGGTGATCCAGAAGTCAGTGAACGCGTTTATTGAACGCGACGCCACTACGGCTCAGTCGATCATCGACCATGATCACGACATCAACGAACGAGAAATTGCGTTAGAGAAGAAGACGTTCGAAATGATTGCGCTGTACCAACCGGTGACGACCGATCTACGCGAAATCGTGACGATCTTAAAGGCCGTTTCTGATTTGGAACGCGCCGGGGACCACGCCCGTAACATTGCCCATTCGACCATTAAGATGGGTGAAAAGCAGAAGGTGCCGGCACTGGAGCAGCTGATGGCTGAGATGGGTCAGATGACTACCAAGATGGTGCAGGACGTATTGGCGGCCTATGTGAATAAGGACGACCACGAAGCCCGGTCGTTAGCCGACGTAGACCGGCAACTCGATCACCTGAATCATCAGGTCCGGAACCTGAGCTACCGCGCAATGAGCCAGGACGCAACCTTCGAAACGGGGGCGTCGATTTACTTAAACGTGGCACAGGACTTGAGTCGGATTGGCGATTACGTGACCAACGTGTGTGAATGGATCATTTACCTGCGGTCCGGCAAGATCGTGGAACTGAACTCGGCTAGCGAAGGCACGGAAAACTAGACTAGAAGAGAGACCGGCCGGAGTGATCGAGGTGAGTCTGGGACAGAAGCCCCAGGCTCTTCAGTGTCTCCGAATATTTAGTGTCGAAACGTGCGCCAAAAGGCAGCCGGTTCCGCTTAACCCCGTAAAGTCGCCAGCCAACCCAAATTCAGGATTGTCCGGCTTACGACGTTCATGCTCACCAGCTAATCGCCTTTTGTCCCACTCTCATAATTCTTACCGAAATTTGAAGATTTTACCTAGCGGCCACTGAAAACTTGCTTTCAGTGGCCGCTTTCGTTATTCTTTTCCCAATAGGACAAGTTGCAAAAGCTGTGTCGGGCTGGTAAGTGTAACGATTATCGCGGACTTAAGCCCCGCGGTGCATGCCGGGAGAGTTAACGAGGCTGTAAACCCACCCTGCCTTTAGGTTATCAACGACCAGCTTTAGCTTAATTAACTTGTGACACACAAATGATAAGGAGGCCATGACAATGGCAGCAAAGAAAAAACTCGTGCGTTCCCGGACCAACCGCTTAGTCGGCGGGGTCTTGGGGGGAATCGCCGATTACTTCGGCTGGAATGCCAACCTATTGCGATTGATCTACGTGATTGTGACGATTTCCATTCCGTTCATGCACGTGGTGTTGGGCCTATTGGTCTACGTGATTTTAATGACGTTTATTCCGTTGGACGACTCGCACCCCACCGGCTCCAGCTTCAGCGACCTGTTTGGCTTTGGTCGCGGGGGGCAGCAAACTAATCCGAAAGCCGACCGAAAAGTCATTCACGACGTCACGGAACACGACGTTCATCGTAAGGACGGTGAGTAAATGCGGTTTTGGACCCGAATTTTAGTCAATGCCTTAATTTTTCTCGCGTTAGCCGGTTTCTTCCAGAGCTCCTTGGCCGGGAGTTACCAGCACGCGTTCTACGTTTCTGGCGTGGGAATTGCGTTGTTGGCTAGCCTAGTGCTGGCCGTGTTAAACGCGGTGGTCAAGCCCATTTTGTTCGTACTATCGCTACCCATTACGATCTTGACGTTGGGGTTGTTTAGCGTGGTGCTTAACGCCATCATGCTGGAACTGACGGCTTGGTTCGTCGGGAGTAACTTCGCCTTTGCGTCCTTTGGGGTGACCCTGATCGTGGCCATCGTGATGTCGTTATTTAACGCTATCATCAGCGATCACTTTGCCCGGGGGTAGTTCACCAGCGCCCAGTTGTTTGGGCTAATCGGTTAAGTAAGCGCTATCTTTAGGCGGTTAATGATTATTAAAGCGGCCGCGGTAACGAATTGAATTTGATAGGAGAAGCCCCGCTAAAGTGCTAAAATTAGGGTATGTTTTATGAGACGATGTAGTTAGGAGGAACATGCATGCCAGAAAGCGTTACAGTCGCCGACCTGGTCAAGGTTAATCGATTAGATGTTTATTCCGGCCAGGACGACCTGGACCGGCAGATTACGACCAGCGATATTTCGCGTCCCGGGTTGGAATTGACGGGATACTTTAATTATTATCCGGCCAAACGAATTCAATTACTGGGAATTACGGAAACCTCGTTCGCCAAGGGGATGAGTCACCAACAATTATTAGACGTGATGCAGAAGATGTGTCAACCGGAAACCCCGGCGTTCGTGATCTCGACGCAACTTGATCCGCCGGAAGAATTGCAGCAGGCTGCAGCAGAAGCCCATATTCCAATCTTAGGAACCAAGCTCACCACGTCGCGGGTCTTGAGTAACATGACCAACTTCTTGGAAGGCAAACTTGCCGAACGGCAATCCGTACACGGGGTGCTGGTCGATATCTACGGGGTTGGGGTCATGATTACCGGTGATTCTGGCGTTGGTAAGAGTGAAACCGCCTTGGAACTGGTCAAACGGGGCCACCGGCTGATTGCTGACGACCGAGTGGAAGTCTACCAGCAAGACGAACAGACCTTGGTCGGTGCCGCTCCCGCCATCTTGAGTCACCTGCTAGAAATTCGAGGAATTGGGATTATCGACGTGATGAACCTCTTCGGTGCCGGGGCCGTGCGGAGTGAAACCGATATTGATTTAATCGTGCACCTGGAACTTTGGCACGACGATAACCACTTCGATCGGTTGGGGAACAACACTGAAAGTCAGAAGTTCTTTGACGTTGAAGTGCCCAAGATTACCATTCCGGTTAAGACTGGGCGAAACTTAGCCATTATCATCGAAGCCGCGGCTATGAACTTCCGGGCTCGGTCGATGGGTTACGACGCGACGAAGGTCTTCGATGAAAATCTGAACCGCTTAATCAAACAAAATTCCCAAAAGAATGGAGGAACGCAATGACGGTGACACCATTTTTAGCGGCGCTGAATCCGATTGCGATGCACCTAGGGCCCCTTCAGGTCCACTGGTACGGCGTGATTATTGCTTCCGGGGTGATTCTAGCGGTCCTCTTAGCCGTGCGCGAAGGACGGCGGCGGGGCATTAATCCCGACGATATCTATGATATGATTCTGTGGGCGTTACCGGCGGCTTTGATTGCCGCCCGCCTGTACTACGTGATCTTTCAGTGGCCGTACTACAGTCAGCATCCCGGGGAGATTATCGCCATCTGGGATGGTGGTATTGCCATTTACGGCTCGCTGATTGGGGCCGGGCTGGTGGTGTACTTCTTCTGTCGGTCGCGATTCATTCCCGTATGGTTGATGCTTGACGTGGCCGCGCCAACCGTGATTTTAGGGCAAGCTATCGGTCGGTGGGGCAATTTCATGAACCAGGAAGCCTTCGGGCGCATTACCAGTTTGTCGTTTCTGCAGGGACTACACCTGCCACACTTCATTATTGAGCAGATGTTCATTAATGGGGCTTACCGGCAGCCAACCTTCTTGTACGAATCAACCTGGGATCTCCTGGGATTCGTGGTCCTGATGAGCTTGCGGCATTACCCACAGCTCTTCAAGCAGGGGGAAGTCTTCCTAGGCTACGTCATGTGGTATTCGTTGGGCCGGTTCTTTATCGAAGGAATGCGGACCGACAGCTTAATGTTGGGTAACGTGATTCGGGTATCGCAACTCTTATCCGTGATTTTGTTTGTGGGCGCCGCTGTGATTTGGATTTATCGCCGGCGTCAGACGACGCCACCGACGGACTACCTGGCGGGTAA
Above is a window of Levilactobacillus zymae DNA encoding:
- a CDS encoding PspC domain-containing protein — its product is MAAKKKLVRSRTNRLVGGVLGGIADYFGWNANLLRLIYVIVTISIPFMHVVLGLLVYVILMTFIPLDDSHPTGSSFSDLFGFGRGGQQTNPKADRKVIHDVTEHDVHRKDGE
- a CDS encoding phage holin family protein, which gives rise to MRFWTRILVNALIFLALAGFFQSSLAGSYQHAFYVSGVGIALLASLVLAVLNAVVKPILFVLSLPITILTLGLFSVVLNAIMLELTAWFVGSNFAFASFGVTLIVAIVMSLFNAIISDHFARG
- the hprK gene encoding HPr(Ser) kinase/phosphatase, producing MPESVTVADLVKVNRLDVYSGQDDLDRQITTSDISRPGLELTGYFNYYPAKRIQLLGITETSFAKGMSHQQLLDVMQKMCQPETPAFVISTQLDPPEELQQAAAEAHIPILGTKLTTSRVLSNMTNFLEGKLAERQSVHGVLVDIYGVGVMITGDSGVGKSETALELVKRGHRLIADDRVEVYQQDEQTLVGAAPAILSHLLEIRGIGIIDVMNLFGAGAVRSETDIDLIVHLELWHDDNHFDRLGNNTESQKFFDVEVPKITIPVKTGRNLAIIIEAAAMNFRARSMGYDATKVFDENLNRLIKQNSQKNGGTQ
- the pstB gene encoding phosphate ABC transporter ATP-binding protein PstB translates to MSKEILTTQDLHLYYGNKEALKGINLNFDEKGITALIGPSGCGKSTYLRTLNRMNDLIPGVTITGTVQFKGEDLYAPNADTVQIRKEIGMVFQQPNPFPFSIYDNVIYGLRIAGERDKEKLDAVVEKSLRQAAVWDEVKDHLHESALALSGGQQQRVCIARVLAVSPEIILLDEPTSALDPVSSSQIEATLLNLRHDYTIITVTHNLQQASRIADRTAFFMNGELVEVDQTKNIFMNPAKKQTEDYISGRFG
- the phoU gene encoding phosphate signaling complex protein PhoU — encoded protein: MRRLFDDELAELDADFTEMGMLVSEVIQKSVNAFIERDATTAQSIIDHDHDINEREIALEKKTFEMIALYQPVTTDLREIVTILKAVSDLERAGDHARNIAHSTIKMGEKQKVPALEQLMAEMGQMTTKMVQDVLAAYVNKDDHEARSLADVDRQLDHLNHQVRNLSYRAMSQDATFETGASIYLNVAQDLSRIGDYVTNVCEWIIYLRSGKIVELNSASEGTEN
- the pstA gene encoding phosphate ABC transporter permease PstA is translated as MNSKVQNKIAIGVLYGIAGLVVLILLALVGYILVSGLPKVSWHFLTTPAKAFLKGGGIGVQLFNSFYLLILAMLISFPIALGAAIYLYEYAKDNWVTNLVRTAIEILSSLPSVVVGLFGFLFFVVKLRLGFSILSGAFALTFFNLPLLTRSVEDSLHTIDDKQREGGLALGLSRWETVTRVILPAAVPSILTGVILSAGRVFGEAAALIYTAGQSAPALNFMDWNPFNISSPLNPMRPAETLAVHIWKINSEGIMPDAKAISSGSSAVLVIAILLFNLAARYLGKRLYKRLTSA
- the lgt gene encoding prolipoprotein diacylglyceryl transferase, with amino-acid sequence MTPFLAALNPIAMHLGPLQVHWYGVIIASGVILAVLLAVREGRRRGINPDDIYDMILWALPAALIAARLYYVIFQWPYYSQHPGEIIAIWDGGIAIYGSLIGAGLVVYFFCRSRFIPVWLMLDVAAPTVILGQAIGRWGNFMNQEAFGRITSLSFLQGLHLPHFIIEQMFINGAYRQPTFLYESTWDLLGFVVLMSLRHYPQLFKQGEVFLGYVMWYSLGRFFIEGMRTDSLMLGNVIRVSQLLSVILFVGAAVIWIYRRRQTTPPTDYLAGNPFRERTKLSN
- the pstB gene encoding phosphate ABC transporter ATP-binding protein PstB, with protein sequence MAERHIVQPTDPQHPIVLSTEGLHVFYGEKEAIYEGDLQFARNQITALIGASGSGKSTFLRSLNRMNDRIATVKGRIMYRGVDINQPDIDVYEMRRRIGMVFQRPNPFAKSIYDNIAFALRLRGVTAKNKLDEIVETSLRQAALWDQVKDELDKSALALSGGQAQRLCIARAIAVKPDVLLLDEPASALDPVSTGQLEDTLLKLKQHYTIIIVTHNMQQAARISEYTAFFNQGRVLEYDTTSHIFTNPQVQVTSDYVSGNFG